The following are encoded in a window of Brevibacillus ruminantium genomic DNA:
- a CDS encoding ABC transporter substrate-binding protein — translation MKKWTKMLLILSLTAGLAACGTQSEHPAGQEGKSPSSPGGKEPTELTLVLDWYPNAVHSFLYAAEEQGYFRDENLKVHLQMPSDANDPLRMVGAGKVDMAISYQTQMVQARSEDIQVVSIAALVRHPLNVIMTRKDSGLDTPEKLAGKNIGYPSVPLDEAVVRTVVRQTGADDSGLAFTDIGFDIIPALTAKKVDAVVGGYINHEQVILEKHGVPVNVIKPSDFGVPDYYELVIATSDETLTQKKDALAAFLRAAAKGQAYVKEHKKEVLTSLLAKQAKEFPLEEDVEEKSLDILLPLMDAGSEPFGSQSAESWQKLIDWMLEEKLISKEIKAEEVMANLTK, via the coding sequence ATGAAAAAATGGACGAAGATGCTTCTTATTCTCAGTCTGACAGCTGGCCTCGCAGCCTGCGGTACACAGTCAGAACATCCAGCAGGACAGGAGGGCAAGAGCCCATCATCCCCTGGTGGCAAAGAGCCGACTGAACTGACGCTGGTGCTTGACTGGTATCCCAATGCCGTACACTCTTTTCTCTACGCAGCAGAGGAGCAGGGTTACTTCCGGGACGAAAATCTGAAAGTCCACCTCCAGATGCCGTCGGATGCGAATGATCCGCTGCGGATGGTCGGAGCGGGCAAAGTCGATATGGCGATCAGCTACCAAACGCAGATGGTGCAGGCCCGCTCGGAAGATATCCAGGTGGTATCGATCGCCGCCTTGGTGAGACATCCGCTGAATGTGATCATGACGCGGAAAGACAGCGGATTGGATACGCCGGAGAAGCTGGCAGGAAAGAATATCGGGTACCCATCTGTACCACTTGATGAGGCGGTCGTTCGTACGGTTGTCAGACAAACGGGTGCAGATGATTCCGGCCTTGCTTTTACGGATATCGGCTTTGATATCATCCCGGCATTAACTGCGAAAAAAGTGGATGCGGTCGTCGGCGGCTATATCAACCATGAGCAGGTCATTCTGGAAAAACACGGTGTGCCTGTCAACGTGATCAAGCCAAGTGATTTTGGCGTACCGGATTATTACGAGCTGGTCATCGCGACCAGTGATGAGACGTTGACTCAAAAGAAAGACGCTTTAGCAGCCTTTCTCCGCGCTGCGGCCAAGGGTCAGGCATATGTGAAGGAACACAAGAAAGAGGTATTGACTTCGCTTTTGGCCAAGCAGGCAAAAGAATTCCCATTGGAAGAGGATGTAGAGGAGAAAAGTCTCGATATCCTTTTGCCTCTGATGGATGCAGGCAGTGAACCTTTTGGCAGTCAGTCTGCGGAATCGTGGCAGAAGCTGATCGATTGGATGCTGGAAGAGAAGCTGATATCCAAGGAAATCAAAGCAGAAGAGGTTATGGCAAATCTAACAAAATAG
- the dacB gene encoding D-alanyl-D-alanine carboxypeptidase/D-alanyl-D-alanine endopeptidase gives MKRLLTRSGCWLLMLLLVFQLAAVPAWAQNAATAAEPLTANIEQFLAELNKDPNSIGLHTGIKVYDLTEKKVLYEHNADRTYVPASNMKVFTTVAGLDRLGPEYQWKTEVYVTGKATPGGVLNGDLVLKGFGDPSLSVADLQSIAEGLKEKGIRQINGSLLVDDSYFDDMRLGYGWMWDDEPYGYSAQLSALAVHKNMVTVTVQPGKKAGEKPVLTLDPATDYLQVLNQVQTVAGKESKVAVERPRGTNTIIFSGTIGVEASSYEEDVSLEDPALYVGDVWKQRLSAAGIKLHPQVKVSKTSVTDGVPFYTHLSKPLSEIMIELNKDSDNFYAEMLLKTLGAENGKGSAEAGSEVVKEVLKRAGVESDYAQMDGSGLSRFDWITASQMVGLLSFVQNQEYKEVFEQSLPIAGVDGTLKNRLKGTIAEKQVFAKTGSMGGVNSLSGYVTAKNGNKLAFSILINGIYKSKYARDLQDKVAILLASYPDIQTPDGYQSPKQQTYKLSALLDPIVDEANASGLTAGILVKAVEQKNSDPAGAVWYEHEADTLLTPASNLKLLTTATALTQLGSDYQYKTEMYGSAAIPANGVFQGDLYLKGYGDPTLHTEDKLKVQDGVSVESIAKWLKEQGVKRINGNLILDEGYFDQERLGLGWAWDDESYYYNPLLGALALNRGTVMIEFEPASRVGEKVPINLLPKTKYVTVINEAKTVGADQPNTFAIERDRGTNTIRVSGNLPVGTAADYERVPVENPALYVGTVLRETLEREGITFAGNSTVSIGIVPSQAVKWTEFTSRPLAEIVTYLNKRSDNFYAEMLLKTLGAVKKNEGSASAGAEVVAETLGPLGIETNFDMIDGSGLTRYNLISARHIAGVLEAMTASSVFTEYFDSLPIAGVDGTLTSRMKETAAANNARAKTGTLTGVSSLSGYVETKDGQKLVFSIMINGYKPKGAGFMTGLQDRIVEALAEYEE, from the coding sequence ATGAAAAGACTGCTTACACGGTCAGGCTGTTGGCTCCTGATGCTGCTGCTTGTGTTCCAGCTCGCGGCTGTTCCGGCATGGGCCCAAAATGCAGCGACCGCTGCAGAACCACTTACGGCAAATATCGAACAGTTTTTGGCAGAGCTAAACAAAGATCCGAACAGTATCGGATTGCACACGGGGATCAAGGTCTATGATTTGACAGAGAAAAAGGTATTGTATGAACATAATGCGGACAGGACTTATGTACCAGCTTCCAATATGAAAGTGTTTACGACAGTCGCCGGCTTAGATCGACTGGGGCCGGAGTACCAGTGGAAGACGGAAGTATATGTGACGGGTAAGGCAACGCCGGGAGGAGTGCTGAACGGGGACCTGGTATTAAAGGGCTTCGGCGATCCGAGCCTGAGTGTTGCTGATTTGCAAAGCATAGCGGAAGGGCTGAAAGAAAAGGGAATCCGGCAGATAAACGGGAGTCTGCTTGTGGACGACAGCTATTTTGATGACATGCGTCTCGGCTATGGATGGATGTGGGATGATGAGCCATACGGGTACAGCGCCCAGCTCAGTGCGCTCGCTGTACATAAGAATATGGTTACTGTCACGGTTCAGCCTGGGAAAAAGGCAGGGGAGAAGCCCGTCCTGACGCTAGACCCGGCTACGGATTACCTGCAGGTGCTCAATCAAGTGCAGACAGTTGCAGGGAAGGAAAGCAAGGTAGCGGTAGAGAGGCCGCGCGGGACGAATACTATCATTTTCAGCGGGACGATTGGTGTCGAAGCTTCTTCTTATGAGGAAGATGTCTCACTGGAAGACCCGGCCCTTTATGTAGGGGATGTCTGGAAGCAGCGGTTAAGCGCAGCGGGCATCAAACTCCATCCTCAAGTAAAGGTGAGCAAGACATCGGTTACTGACGGCGTGCCCTTTTACACGCATCTCTCCAAGCCGCTGTCTGAAATCATGATCGAATTAAACAAGGACAGTGACAATTTTTACGCGGAGATGCTGCTCAAAACTTTGGGTGCCGAAAATGGGAAAGGGTCTGCGGAGGCAGGCAGTGAAGTGGTCAAGGAGGTCTTGAAGCGGGCAGGCGTGGAAAGTGATTATGCCCAAATGGACGGTTCCGGGTTGTCTCGCTTTGACTGGATCACGGCGTCGCAAATGGTCGGTCTGCTCTCCTTCGTTCAGAATCAGGAATACAAGGAAGTTTTTGAGCAGTCTCTCCCGATTGCAGGAGTGGACGGCACGCTGAAAAACCGGTTAAAAGGAACGATTGCCGAAAAGCAAGTGTTTGCCAAGACGGGGTCGATGGGCGGGGTAAACAGTTTGTCAGGCTACGTAACGGCGAAGAACGGCAACAAGCTGGCATTCTCGATCCTGATCAACGGGATTTACAAGTCTAAGTATGCGCGCGATTTGCAAGACAAGGTTGCCATTTTACTTGCCTCCTATCCGGATATTCAGACACCGGACGGCTATCAGTCGCCGAAACAGCAGACCTATAAGCTGTCCGCGCTGTTGGACCCGATTGTCGATGAAGCAAATGCTTCCGGATTGACGGCGGGTATCCTGGTCAAAGCTGTGGAACAGAAAAATAGTGACCCGGCGGGAGCTGTTTGGTATGAGCACGAAGCAGATACGCTGCTCACACCCGCTTCGAATCTGAAGCTGCTGACGACGGCAACGGCCCTGACGCAGTTAGGCAGTGATTATCAATACAAAACAGAAATGTACGGCAGTGCGGCAATTCCAGCGAATGGTGTCTTCCAGGGGGACTTGTATCTCAAAGGGTATGGCGACCCCACTTTGCATACCGAAGACAAGCTGAAGGTGCAGGATGGTGTGTCCGTAGAGTCCATCGCAAAATGGCTAAAGGAACAAGGAGTCAAACGGATTAATGGCAACCTGATCCTGGACGAAGGGTACTTTGATCAGGAGAGGCTCGGATTGGGCTGGGCCTGGGATGATGAGAGCTATTACTACAATCCGCTGCTCGGAGCGTTGGCATTGAATCGCGGAACCGTGATGATCGAGTTTGAGCCCGCCAGCCGCGTTGGTGAAAAAGTACCGATCAATCTGTTGCCCAAGACGAAATATGTAACAGTGATCAACGAGGCGAAAACGGTTGGCGCCGATCAGCCGAATACCTTTGCCATCGAGCGTGATCGCGGAACCAATACGATCAGGGTGAGCGGCAACTTGCCGGTGGGAACAGCAGCAGATTACGAGCGCGTACCTGTTGAAAACCCTGCCCTGTATGTAGGTACCGTTCTTCGGGAGACCCTGGAGCGCGAAGGCATCACTTTTGCCGGCAACAGTACCGTTTCGATCGGTATCGTTCCATCCCAAGCAGTAAAATGGACCGAGTTTACCTCCAGACCACTCGCCGAAATTGTCACCTATCTGAACAAGCGAAGTGACAATTTCTACGCCGAAATGCTGCTGAAAACACTGGGAGCTGTGAAGAAAAACGAAGGCAGTGCTTCAGCAGGAGCCGAAGTGGTAGCAGAAACGCTTGGCCCGCTAGGTATTGAAACCAATTTTGACATGATTGACGGCTCTGGTTTGACTCGCTACAACTTGATCTCTGCCCGCCATATTGCCGGGGTGCTGGAGGCCATGACGGCGAGCTCTGTCTTTACCGAGTACTTTGATTCCTTGCCCATAGCAGGCGTGGATGGCACACTGACCAGTCGCATGAAGGAAACGGCGGCTGCCAACAACGCACGGGCAAAAACCGGTACCCTGACTGGCGTGAGCAGTCTTTCCGGGTATGTCGAGACCAAGGATGGCCAGAAGCTGGTTTTCTCCATCATGATTAATGGGTATAAACCAAAGGGCGCCGGATTTATGACAGGATTGCAAGACCGGATTGTCGAGGCACTTGCGGAGTATGAGGAATGA
- a CDS encoding Ldh family oxidoreductase, giving the protein MSAKRFDSMRLERLATEMLIRAGVSPRHAETVARSLVHADLRAIHSHGMARLAVYLKRVEQGLIDLDQEPSIHKQAGATAIVNGKNHLGAVVGEAALQTALELAEQYGIGVVGVAASNHFGACSYYAEQAVEKGYILILMSNAPKSMAPTGGVRPFFGSNPIAAGIPTGVEPPFLLDMATAVAARGKIALAAQKGEAIPQGWAIDERGRDTTDPVQALRGALLPIAGAKGYGLSMLVDILCGLLTGAGYGPDVHSLYENDFFPQNVGHLFLTLRIENFMPLALFQQQMDTYIRQIKAEPKMEGQDEILIPGEKEWRTAAERRTNGIPLPDEIALELETICAKYQLTLEEARIQ; this is encoded by the coding sequence GTGAGTGCAAAGCGATTTGATTCTATGCGGTTGGAACGATTGGCAACAGAAATGTTGATACGGGCGGGAGTTTCTCCACGACATGCGGAGACTGTCGCCCGTTCGCTCGTCCATGCCGATTTACGTGCGATCCACTCTCACGGGATGGCTCGCCTGGCTGTTTACCTGAAAAGAGTAGAACAAGGCTTGATTGACCTTGACCAAGAGCCTTCCATCCACAAACAAGCAGGAGCGACTGCAATCGTCAATGGGAAGAACCACTTGGGGGCTGTCGTGGGAGAAGCAGCCTTGCAGACTGCGCTGGAGCTGGCTGAACAATATGGCATTGGGGTGGTTGGCGTGGCAGCCTCCAATCACTTTGGCGCTTGCTCCTATTACGCGGAGCAAGCAGTAGAAAAGGGCTACATTTTGATACTCATGTCAAATGCACCGAAGTCGATGGCGCCAACAGGAGGGGTTCGTCCCTTTTTTGGTTCCAATCCAATAGCCGCAGGTATTCCCACAGGTGTAGAACCCCCTTTTTTGCTCGATATGGCGACTGCGGTGGCTGCACGCGGGAAAATTGCCCTTGCTGCCCAAAAAGGAGAAGCCATTCCCCAGGGATGGGCGATTGATGAACGGGGTCGTGATACAACTGATCCTGTTCAAGCGTTGCGCGGGGCCCTCTTGCCGATCGCAGGTGCAAAAGGCTACGGCCTCTCCATGTTGGTTGATATTCTGTGCGGACTTTTAACGGGTGCCGGCTATGGACCAGACGTTCACAGTCTGTACGAAAACGATTTTTTTCCACAAAACGTGGGTCATCTTTTTTTGACGCTGCGGATCGAGAATTTTATGCCGCTCGCACTCTTCCAACAACAGATGGATACCTACATCCGTCAAATCAAAGCGGAACCCAAAATGGAAGGGCAAGATGAGATCCTGATTCCGGGGGAAAAAGAGTGGCGAACAGCCGCAGAAAGAAGGACAAACGGCATCCCGCTCCCTGATGAGATCGCTCTTGAACTGGAAACGATATGCGCGAAATATCAGTTGACGCTGGAAGAAGCCCGCATCCAATGA
- the panD gene encoding aspartate 1-decarboxylase, translating to MLRHMCKGKIHRATVTQAELDYVGSITIDSTLMKEANILPYEIVQITSLRNATRWKTYALPATAGSGKICLNGPPAHLFQPGDLVIILSMGMYTEEEASQLVPRVVFVDEQNRITGVEDHHLITNGVDIQ from the coding sequence ATGCTGCGACACATGTGCAAAGGGAAAATTCATAGGGCTACTGTCACTCAGGCAGAACTGGACTATGTCGGGAGCATTACGATTGACAGTACACTTATGAAAGAAGCCAATATTCTGCCTTATGAAATCGTCCAGATCACCAGTCTGAGAAATGCGACCCGCTGGAAGACGTATGCGCTCCCGGCGACTGCCGGTTCAGGTAAAATATGCCTGAATGGACCGCCCGCCCATCTGTTTCAGCCTGGCGATCTGGTCATTATTTTAAGCATGGGCATGTACACAGAAGAAGAAGCGAGCCAGCTTGTGCCGCGGGTTGTGTTTGTCGACGAGCAAAACCGGATCACCGGGGTTGAAGACCACCATCTGATTACGAATGGAGTGGACATCCAATAA
- a CDS encoding YheC/YheD family protein translates to MLKEKRLGKYLPDTVLFEPKALWDHVRKYGSVILKPSGGGGGAGIIKLTRLKNGHYRVHSGHERKEIAGKSAVLAHIRSRFRPKPYLIQPYLSLGRINGRPFDVRVMLQRKKEGPWVVTGWLAKQAGPGFVVTNVARSRGKVLPLTAAVAKSNCKVSPELWDEMKEMSILVGERLGKQYPSLRMIGLDLGIDVNGRPWIIEANFRPSLSLFKKLPDLRAYRRIKRHRNQ, encoded by the coding sequence ATGCTGAAGGAAAAGCGCTTAGGAAAATACCTCCCTGACACGGTTTTATTTGAGCCGAAAGCACTCTGGGACCATGTCAGGAAGTACGGCTCCGTTATCCTAAAGCCTTCCGGAGGCGGTGGCGGAGCAGGCATTATCAAGCTTACCAGGCTGAAGAATGGACATTATCGGGTTCATTCCGGACATGAGAGAAAAGAGATTGCAGGCAAATCCGCTGTCCTTGCCCATATCCGTTCGCGGTTTCGTCCCAAGCCTTATTTGATTCAACCGTATCTGTCCCTTGGCAGGATCAATGGAAGACCTTTCGATGTGCGTGTCATGCTTCAACGAAAAAAGGAAGGGCCATGGGTGGTAACCGGTTGGTTAGCTAAGCAGGCTGGACCGGGCTTCGTTGTGACCAATGTGGCCAGGAGCAGGGGCAAAGTCTTACCTTTGACTGCGGCTGTAGCAAAGTCCAACTGTAAGGTGTCTCCGGAGCTTTGGGATGAGATGAAAGAGATGTCGATCCTTGTTGGTGAAAGACTTGGAAAACAGTATCCCAGCTTACGCATGATTGGTCTTGATTTAGGGATCGATGTGAATGGTCGGCCGTGGATCATCGAAGCCAATTTTCGCCCATCTCTTTCCTTGTTTAAAAAACTTCCGGATTTGCGTGCGTATCGACGGATCAAGCGCCATCGAAATCAGTAA
- a CDS encoding IclR family transcriptional regulator, which produces MDLTETNRTVLKALELLHLFLTHPQLTLFEAVKISGQPKTSVYRMLLSLEEGGLLRRTSDGAFELGLGFLQYGQAVAERLDIRKVALPIMKKLNEEIGEAVNLIVRDGEEAIYVEKVDTKEPVRVYTAIGRRAPMYGGACPRVLLTFMPEKEQQEYLARVDLQPIANNTITELDVLRRVLEVDKKNGYTVSHSELFNYTSAVGAPIFDHMNRAIAGISIVGPTTRYADERIPLLAEKTMEAAREISRQLGWIEQRRGRGGSQ; this is translated from the coding sequence GTGGATTTGACTGAAACCAATCGCACTGTCTTAAAAGCATTGGAATTGCTTCATTTGTTTCTGACCCATCCGCAATTGACCCTGTTTGAAGCGGTCAAAATATCTGGCCAGCCTAAGACCTCTGTCTATCGCATGTTGCTTTCACTGGAAGAAGGCGGATTATTGCGGCGGACTTCTGATGGTGCGTTTGAATTGGGATTAGGCTTTTTACAATATGGACAAGCTGTTGCAGAGCGCTTGGATATCCGCAAGGTGGCACTCCCCATCATGAAAAAACTGAACGAAGAGATTGGAGAGGCGGTCAATCTGATTGTACGTGACGGTGAAGAGGCAATTTATGTGGAAAAAGTGGATACCAAGGAACCCGTTCGCGTTTACACCGCCATCGGCAGAAGGGCACCGATGTACGGAGGAGCATGTCCCCGTGTCTTGCTTACCTTTATGCCCGAAAAAGAACAGCAGGAATACCTGGCGAGGGTAGATCTCCAGCCAATCGCTAACAACACCATCACGGAGCTGGACGTCCTTCGCCGGGTTTTGGAGGTAGACAAAAAAAACGGATATACCGTCAGCCACTCAGAGCTGTTTAATTATACATCTGCCGTGGGCGCGCCCATTTTTGATCATATGAACCGGGCGATTGCCGGGATCAGTATCGTCGGACCTACCACTCGGTACGCAGATGAACGAATCCCGTTGCTGGCCGAAAAAACGATGGAAGCGGCCAGAGAAATATCCCGTCAGCTTGGCTGGATCGAACAGAGAAGAGGGAGGGGAGGCAGCCAATGA
- the pxpB gene encoding 5-oxoprolinase subunit PxpB gives MSDIYMEPLGEQAIIIRFGTVIDQNTHEKVRKFAAWMDRFPIPGMVEYIPAYTTVTVFYDPLAVMDGKRLDPHTQDQMLSPYERVKRMLHEALEQSSDIRPAAGNIVEIPVLYGGEMGPDLAEVAAYHQISEEEVIRIHSQGEYQVFMIGFAPGFPYIGGMSEKIATPRKKSPRLRIPSGSVGIAGTQTGIYPLETPGGWQIIGRSPVSLFRPNHNPPSLLQAGDYVRFIPISREAYEAYKEEES, from the coding sequence ATGAGCGACATCTACATGGAACCACTCGGCGAACAGGCAATCATCATCCGCTTCGGTACCGTAATCGACCAGAACACACATGAAAAAGTAAGGAAATTCGCGGCCTGGATGGATCGCTTCCCCATACCGGGGATGGTGGAGTACATTCCAGCCTATACCACGGTAACGGTTTTTTATGATCCACTTGCCGTCATGGACGGAAAGCGTCTCGACCCTCATACGCAAGATCAAATGCTCTCACCCTATGAGCGGGTAAAAAGAATGCTGCATGAAGCCTTGGAGCAGTCTTCCGATATTCGGCCAGCCGCCGGCAATATCGTGGAGATTCCTGTGTTATACGGGGGAGAAATGGGACCAGACCTCGCTGAAGTAGCAGCTTATCACCAAATCAGCGAGGAAGAAGTGATTCGCATCCATTCACAGGGAGAGTATCAGGTCTTTATGATCGGCTTCGCCCCTGGATTTCCTTACATAGGCGGGATGTCCGAGAAAATTGCGACGCCGCGGAAAAAAAGTCCACGTCTGCGAATTCCCAGCGGCTCTGTCGGTATCGCCGGCACGCAGACCGGCATTTATCCGCTGGAGACTCCCGGTGGCTGGCAAATCATCGGAAGGTCTCCGGTCAGTTTGTTTCGGCCCAATCACAATCCTCCCAGTTTGCTGCAAGCAGGAGATTACGTGCGTTTTATCCCCATCTCCAGGGAAGCGTACGAGGCGTATAAGGAGGAAGAATCATGA
- a CDS encoding 5-oxoprolinase subunit C family protein has product MMLKVIRPGLLTSMQDGGRTGFQKHGVIVSGVMDPFAHRIANLLVGNEGNEATLELSLMGDAWEATEHVLLAICGADMNPMADGVPLPMWKPVWIRAGTMIKFSGCRRGARAYVAIAGGFQVPLVMNSRSTYLRAGIGGYQGRALQKGDELKAEAPSERSQKLFDYLEKHAEGRTFYAPDWGIAAELFPRYDASPVIRVIRGNQYDWFTEKSRQDFFQKGFRVNTQSDRMGYRLDGPVLERIESDRELISEAVTFGTVQVPAEGNPIVLLADRQTTGGYPKIAQIVSADLPLIAQTKPGDTLYFREIAHQEAERLLFEREQLIQQAKLGIQLKYM; this is encoded by the coding sequence ATGATGCTCAAAGTCATTAGACCCGGCCTTCTTACCTCCATGCAGGATGGCGGCCGGACGGGCTTTCAAAAACATGGAGTCATTGTAAGCGGCGTGATGGACCCCTTTGCCCACAGGATTGCCAATCTTCTGGTTGGGAATGAGGGGAACGAAGCGACCTTGGAATTGAGTTTGATGGGCGATGCTTGGGAAGCAACCGAGCATGTACTTCTTGCAATCTGCGGAGCAGATATGAATCCAATGGCAGATGGCGTGCCGTTGCCGATGTGGAAACCAGTCTGGATTCGAGCGGGCACCATGATCAAATTCAGCGGCTGCAGGCGCGGGGCACGAGCCTACGTGGCCATTGCCGGAGGCTTTCAGGTTCCTCTGGTGATGAACAGCCGGTCTACCTATTTGCGTGCGGGTATTGGCGGATACCAAGGCCGCGCCTTGCAAAAAGGAGACGAACTCAAAGCCGAAGCACCCTCCGAGCGATCCCAAAAACTTTTTGACTATCTTGAGAAACATGCGGAGGGGCGTACATTTTATGCGCCCGACTGGGGCATCGCTGCAGAGCTCTTTCCCCGCTATGACGCAAGTCCAGTCATCCGGGTAATCAGAGGGAATCAATATGACTGGTTTACCGAGAAAAGCCGGCAAGACTTTTTCCAGAAGGGCTTTCGGGTAAACACCCAATCAGACCGGATGGGATATCGGCTGGATGGACCTGTTTTGGAGCGGATCGAATCCGACCGGGAATTAATTTCGGAAGCGGTGACCTTTGGTACTGTACAAGTCCCGGCAGAAGGCAATCCCATCGTACTTTTGGCCGATCGCCAGACAACCGGTGGATACCCTAAAATCGCCCAGATTGTCAGTGCGGATTTACCGTTAATTGCCCAGACAAAACCGGGGGACACTCTTTATTTTCGGGAAATCGCCCATCAGGAGGCGGAAAGGCTGCTGTTTGAAAGAGAGCAGTTAATCCAGCAGGCCAAGCTGGGTATCCAACTTAAATACATGTAG
- a CDS encoding LamB/YcsF family protein: protein MTYHVDLNCDMGESFGAYRIGHDEEILPFITSANIACGYHAGDPATMRKTVKQALAYQVALGAHPGLPDLQGFGRRNMKITPAEAYEYVVYQIGALQAFIQAEGGVMQHVKPHGALYNMAAVDSKLAEAIAEAVYRVNPELYLVGLAGSHLIAKGKEAGLRVKNEVFADRTYQQDGTLTPRSQSDALITDENEAVSQVIRMVKEGKVATRQATDKDILAETICIHGDGQHALAFAQRVRASLESAGIEVRAMGK, encoded by the coding sequence ATGACCTATCACGTGGACTTGAACTGTGACATGGGGGAAAGCTTTGGAGCTTACCGTATCGGGCATGACGAGGAGATTTTGCCGTTCATTACATCGGCCAATATTGCCTGTGGTTATCACGCGGGAGATCCGGCTACCATGAGAAAAACCGTAAAACAGGCTCTCGCCTATCAGGTTGCCTTGGGAGCCCATCCTGGACTGCCGGATCTGCAAGGTTTTGGTCGTCGGAACATGAAGATTACTCCCGCGGAAGCCTATGAGTATGTCGTGTACCAAATCGGTGCCCTGCAGGCGTTTATTCAAGCGGAGGGGGGCGTCATGCAGCATGTAAAGCCGCATGGTGCGCTGTACAATATGGCCGCAGTCGATTCAAAGCTTGCGGAAGCGATCGCAGAAGCCGTCTATCGGGTGAATCCAGAGCTCTATCTGGTCGGGCTGGCTGGGAGCCATTTGATTGCAAAGGGCAAGGAAGCGGGACTTCGTGTAAAAAATGAAGTTTTTGCCGACCGGACCTACCAGCAGGATGGCACGCTTACGCCTCGTTCACAGTCCGACGCGCTGATCACCGATGAGAATGAAGCAGTATCACAGGTGATTCGGATGGTAAAAGAAGGGAAAGTAGCCACGAGACAAGCAACGGACAAGGATATTTTGGCCGAAACCATCTGTATCCACGGTGATGGTCAGCATGCTCTTGCTTTTGCCCAGCGTGTCCGGGCTTCCCTTGAATCCGCGGGAATCGAGGTGAGGGCAATGGGCAAATAA
- a CDS encoding NRAMP family divalent metal transporter: MGAAFLMATSAIGPGFLTQTTFFTEKLAASFGFVILMSILLDIGAQMNVWRIIAVSEKRAQDIANLVVPGLGYLVALLVVMGGLAFNIGNVAGAGLGLNVLFGITPETGAIVSAIIAIGIFLVREAGKLMDRFAQVMGVVMILLTLYVAITSAPPVGEAVIKSFIPDSIDVLAIVTLVGGTVGGYITFAGGHRLLDAGVKGHSALPEVTKSSVSGIAIASIMRVVLFLAVLGVVAQGLKLDPANPPASVFQLSAGEIGYKIFGIVMWAAAITSVIGCAYTSVSFIRTFHPKIENSYRYVIVGFIALSTLVFILVGRPVKILVLVGALNGLILPLTLGVMLVAAYRKNIVGDYKHPLWMTIFGGVVVVSMAIMGGYTLINELPKLFA; this comes from the coding sequence ATGGGGGCAGCATTCTTGATGGCAACCTCTGCCATTGGACCTGGTTTTTTAACACAAACCACATTCTTTACAGAAAAATTGGCAGCCAGCTTCGGGTTTGTGATTCTGATGTCCATCCTGCTTGATATCGGAGCCCAGATGAACGTCTGGCGCATCATTGCCGTATCGGAAAAACGAGCACAGGACATCGCCAACCTGGTAGTTCCTGGATTGGGTTATCTCGTAGCTCTGCTGGTTGTCATGGGCGGACTGGCCTTTAACATCGGAAACGTTGCTGGTGCTGGTCTTGGATTAAACGTCTTGTTTGGCATAACACCAGAGACAGGCGCAATCGTAAGTGCAATTATTGCCATCGGTATATTTCTCGTGCGTGAAGCCGGCAAGCTGATGGATCGCTTTGCGCAAGTGATGGGCGTGGTCATGATTCTTTTGACCTTGTACGTTGCGATCACATCTGCTCCTCCCGTTGGCGAGGCCGTCATCAAATCATTTATTCCTGACTCTATTGATGTATTGGCAATCGTTACACTCGTCGGAGGCACAGTAGGCGGCTATATTACCTTTGCGGGCGGGCACCGCTTGCTGGACGCTGGTGTAAAAGGGCATAGCGCACTCCCTGAGGTGACAAAAAGCTCTGTTTCCGGAATTGCCATCGCGTCGATCATGCGGGTGGTCCTGTTCCTTGCCGTACTTGGTGTGGTTGCGCAAGGATTGAAGCTTGATCCGGCCAACCCTCCGGCGTCCGTCTTTCAGCTTTCTGCGGGCGAGATCGGCTACAAAATTTTTGGAATCGTCATGTGGGCAGCAGCCATTACTTCTGTGATCGGATGCGCATACACATCGGTCTCATTTATTCGTACGTTTCATCCTAAGATTGAAAATTCATACAGATATGTCATCGTCGGTTTTATTGCATTATCCACGCTTGTTTTTATACTCGTTGGACGCCCGGTAAAAATTCTGGTGCTGGTTGGCGCCTTAAACGGTCTGATCCTGCCGTTGACACTAGGTGTAATGCTGGTTGCTGCCTATCGTAAAAATATTGTAGGGGATTACAAACATCCCCTCTGGATGACGATTTTCGGAGGAGTGGTGGTCGTCTCCATGGCAATCATGGGCGGGTATACCCTCATTAATGAACTGCCCAAGCTTTTTGCATAA